CATATTCTCCCAAAGATGTTAAAGTTCGCGTTTCATCTCTCACCAACCAAAACTTTATACAAATTTTTTCCCACTTATTTGgcaaatattaaggaattatctggaaaatattaaggaattatcaacatcgagttacaaTGCGGAAGAATTTGTTAATACCAacagagccccaattcgcatgtgttataaatttgctcatgttacgctcgcgttaaaccgataaaaaccaaattgagcaaacaaaaattttgtgatgtgcctaggaagggcagcttgaatgcccgagcacagagggacaaaccgtttctcagcaaaaaaagatcagtaactccaatttaattatttcaaacagcatgaaacacatcaatgtcttactggtaagatgttatttccatagatgggtcctaatttgatatttttgactcCGATGGTTATCGTTTCGTATGGAGGAAGCTAACGATGAATCAAACGTAAAAAATGATGGTGGAGGAGGGATGATATGTGTACCCTCATTAGGAATTTGGTTTTAATCGATGATGTATTGGGTCAGGATGTTTACTCGATCATCCTGaagaaaaatatgaagcaaagtgtcaacaaaatgagaTAGAattgaggattcaagttttgccaagacaatgacccagagcacaagacatatgaagttcgcacatgattacattacaattactcaagagttattgatattcctccataatcttccgacatcaatcccagtaaaaaactaaggaagttatctgtgtaggaaatttagaaaccattaaatttctaaaaatagcGATTTTAAAACCACctcatgaaaaaattataaatataccttccaaatacacaaaaaaaacctaaagacagctaaagatagttgaaatgaacaagggatactaTGATAAGgatggaattaggaaattggccagcgccttcgaaatcgagtagagacttcaaccagcgtacgattatgagtttgagtcaattttcatacattagcacatgcATTCGccttttttagagaaataaaaaccattattctgaaaacagatagcaaaccttttaactctcatatgacactataatttaatctaaatagaatgttccgaaagcttgttttcgacttccaaaagaagggaaaagagatctgcatggtggagtacgtaTGTATGTCGTAGTGTGTTTGTGAGAAAATATCAACTGGCAAAATTTCCTAATTGCTGTTGTAGAAATGTTGCATCACTATGTTTTTCTACACACACGAAGAGTTTGAAGTCGTCGGCATATGAGAGCTTCATACATTCAAGTATTGAATAAACATCCTTCAGATACAACACAAAAATCGAGGGTCCAAGATGATTTCCTTGTGGAACGCCTGAATTAAAACAATCATCTAAaataagaaatgaaaaatcaaaataaagtaatcctttggctgaattttttcagTATATATAGCAGATGCTGAAAAAAATAGTCCCTGAAACACAAACTGAAGAACAAACAAGGTTTCGTTAATGGGTCCATTATTtcggtaaacataaaatttaaagTTCATCTCTCAACACCATTTCAGGCAATGATATACATTCATAGTTCAGCTTTAAACTATCACGGAAATCTGAAGTCATCCAACTGCGTTGTCACGTCCCGCTGGATGTTACAGGTGACGGACTTTGGGTTGCACGACCTGCGCCACTGTGCCGAGAATGAGTCGATTGGGGAGCATCAGCATTTCAGAAGTAAGGGAAACTTAGGATCTGTTTATTCATGCACTAATTCATGTTCTGTTGTAATTCCCTTAGATTTATTTTGGAAATCACCCGAACTGTTGCGGGAGCCGCACATCTACGGTACCCAGAAAGGGGACGTGTACGCGTTCGCCATCATCCTGTTCGAGATCATTGGTCGCAGAGGTCCGTTCGGCACCGACCTGGAGCCAATAAAAATTGTAGAACTAGTTAAGTCACATCCTGAAGCGGGGAGAGAACCGTTTCGGCCGGATATCGATAGTGTGATAGAAAACGAAAACGTTCCTGATTACGTAATCAATTGCATCAAGGACTGTTGGGATGAGATTCCCGAACAGAGGCCCGACTTTCCCTCCATAAGGtttgttgattttttgaaaatatttcgaGATACTGAAtgagtgttgatattttcttgcAGCTCTCGACTTAAACGCATGCGCGGTGGAAAGTCTAAGAACATCATGGACCAAATGATGGAAATGATGGAGAAGTATGCCAATAATCTCGAGGAAATAGTCCAGGATCGTACGAGACTGTTGTGCGAGGAGAAGCGAAAAACGGAGGATTTACTGCACCGGATGCTTCCCCAACCGGTTGCCGAGAAGTTAACGATGGGTCTGGGTGTGGAACCTGTGTCGTATGATGCGGTAACGATTTACTTCAGTGATATTGTTGGTTTTACAGCAATGTCAGCTGAAAGCACACCACTGCAAGTAGTTAATTTTCTCAACGATCTGTATACAGTGTTCGACAGAATTATCAAAGGATACGACGTGTACAAAGTGGAAACAATCGGTGACGCGTATATGGTGGTATGTTGTGAGCGGGTCATTTCTATCAACAGTTTCTCATTAACTTAGTTTCAGGTTTCCGGTCTACCCATCCCCAATGATAATCGTCATGTCGGAGAGATTGCTTCGATGTCTTTAGAATTGCTACAAGCAGTGAGAACCCACCGCATTTCACATCGTCCGAACGAAACGCTTAAATTACGAATCGGCATCCACACTGGGCCCGTTGTGGCCGGTGTTGTGGGACTTACCATGCCTCGGTACTGCTTGTTTGGTGATACGGTTAACACAGCTTCCCGGATGGAATCTAATGGAGAGGCACTGAAGATTCACATATCACCTCAATGTAAGGCTGCACTGGATGAACTGGGTGGTTATGTGACGGTCGAACGAGGGCTAATCGCGATGAAGGGGAAGGGTGAAGTGATGACGTATTGGTTAGAAGAAGCCACCGAGAAAGCCATTCAGAAGAAACCTGTCGATGTACGAGATCTACCTCCACCGTTATTCTGTAGGCCCAGGCGATCGCCAAAGTTAACTTATGACTCGCGGCAACCGAGCATGACTGCGATTGCAAATTATATCGTCGGAAGCCGACGCCAGTCCAGTGCACTCAAAGATCTCGAAAGCAATTACAGTCTGCAGGGTTCGATGTTTGGGCCATCGATACGTGATTCGCCACGTATCAACCAGCGAAGGTTAGAGCAAATTCCACTACGTGCAAATGCCGACTCCCAAAGTACTTTAGAACCGCGAAATGCAATAGATAAAACCGAATCTAGTGATAGTCTAGTGAAGAAAGTCATCTTTAACAATAGCAGTAAGAAATTTAGGAATAAGCTTCGTTCGATTGCATCTACGGATGATTACCGTAAGATCTGTAATTCGGGTAGTTTCCTGCGGGAAAGTCGATCGCTGGATCCGTTCCCGAGTGATGTCCGCAAGCGGTTGGAAAGTATTAGAATGGAGAAAAAACCTCGCATCGCCCACGGGGGCTCCCATTCGCTCGAGGCGGGCGTTTCTACCATCAGCAGCGAATCCATCCAGCCCGATCCCTCGACAAAGATGGTTATTTCGACAGTGCACGAGGACAGCAGCTCGACGGACGTGTACAAATATCTCAACAACAACTGCAATGGTTCGATCGGGAACAACGAAGAATCGCAGCACTGCCCGCTGTTGATGCGTCAAACCTCTCTGGTGACGCCCGGCCAGGAGGACAGCCTGAGTACACACAAACGGTGGTATTCTCTGGAGAATGTTGGAGCACCAGATGATGACAGCTGTAGCAAAAAATCTCTGACGCGCAGCTCAATCAAATCGTGGCTGGTGGGATTCATCCACGGCAACGGGTTCAAGACGAGTGATTCTAGTTTGCGCAAAGTTGGAGTCCTTCCGGTTGGTGTTGCCGGTGTGACGGGTTTCGGCGAGTTGCAGTCTACGCCGGAAAAGGAAAGCATGGTCTGATGTTGCAGGTACCCATCAGGTACTACAATGTAAATAGTGGGCGTTTGTATGTGTGTCTCCGTATGTATTTTGTATCATAGCTAGACAATTTTTATATGTACTTGACGAGATCGCAATGGTGAAGTGCAGAATCAGTGTAATGTAGTTTTCGGTTCTCCTGCTACTCTAAAGTACTGCAAATTGTATTCTATTTTTCAGTTATCAAGTTTATTTATGAAATGAACAGAAAAATGTGGGAATTTTGTGACGTCAGCTGTAACATGATGAAATAGTTCGAATAGGCacttataatatcagatttttatatttttttttcgttgctaACAAAGACTTTAATTCTTtggattcattcgtctccgtgaTGTGAGAGAAATACGTTCAACGGTATATGGCCTgtgattttaaaagttatatttCGAATTTCATTTTAATGTAAACGAGTAAACCTCCTACATGCTATAAAACCGCCATTATCTGTTTTCGACAACGCATGAAATCCACAATGCTTgcgtgtgattcaatcatacacaaacgcTCTCCATCTAACGGTATCGAATGGTTTGTATGGTTTTAGAAAAGTAGTTAAAGATGGTTGATTGATGATCGTAATTTGTTTCCTTATATCAATGTACGCATTGCACTAAATTATATTGATATTGACACACAACGACAACAATGTGTGGATGTAAAGCAAACATACAGAcgcactctccaccagacgggaTGAAAATCGACAAGGTTCTTCAACCGAATGAAATTGCACAGCTGTTCG
The Toxorhynchites rutilus septentrionalis strain SRP chromosome 2, ASM2978413v1, whole genome shotgun sequence genome window above contains:
- the LOC129764731 gene encoding receptor-type guanylate cyclase Gyc76C-like isoform X2, with the protein product MTRWPVLLLLLLSVVFASAPNADGTFQPPAAAGSSTLAQSLPPASSASALPSSSLQHQLQQAQVLHSNAPGAAFVPKLTTSSHHQKFRNNRTQLVLGYLTALKGNMKDKQGLTISGALTIALEEINDDPDLLPNVTLALRWYDTRGETVIATRAITEMICDGVAAIFGPEGTCKTEAIVSQSRDIPMISYKCSELHRKIPIPTFARTEPPDTQVTKSIISLLMYYGWKKFSIIHEEMWKNVAVSLGNQALLNNLTVNHVEEVIDNHKCCENSLDCCRSGYWYTIIQNTMNRTRIYVFLGNPNALVDMMTQMDAMQLFAKGEYLVIFVDMMTYSLKESKKYLWRADRVSHYKNCNEMDQFLLRGRSLLVVVASEPQPEFEQFTTKVREYNQKEPFSFKMPTLFLPYAKYVSIYAAYLYDSVKLYAWALDKLLKAEQTIRPLTSDVIQEVASNGTRIIETIIQNRTYKSIAGAMIRIDEFGDSEGNFSVLALKNDPYTEGNFSCDYQMKPVAHFQMRQLQHRNDSDQKRNDEIPEFKLSKAGITIDWAGLERPMDEPSCGFMNEHCTKDESHITSMVIAGVLALVLFCAGVITMSIYRKWKIELEIEGLLWKIDPIEIRHYFNTEIVSSPSKLSLASAQSFGSRCSNQVFTQTTRFRGVVVRIKELKFSRRKDISREIMKEMRLLRELRHDNINSFIGACVEPMRILLVTDYCAKGSLYDIVENEDIKLDDLFIASLVHDLIKAMIYIHSSALNYHGNLKSSNCVVTSRWMLQVTDFGLHDLRHCAENESIGEHQHFRNLFWKSPELLREPHIYGTQKGDVYAFAIILFEIIGRRGPFGTDLEPIKIVELVKSHPEAGREPFRPDIDSVIENENVPDYVINCIKDCWDEIPEQRPDFPSISSRLKRMRGGKSKNIMDQMMEMMEKYANNLEEIVQDRTRLLCEEKRKTEDLLHRMLPQPVAEKLTMGLGVEPVSYDAVTIYFSDIVGFTAMSAESTPLQVVNFLNDLYTVFDRIIKGYDVYKVETIGDAYMVVSGLPIPNDNRHVGEIASMSLELLQAVRTHRISHRPNETLKLRIGIHTGPVVAGVVGLTMPRYCLFGDTVNTASRMESNGEALKIHISPQCKAALDELGGYVTVERGLIAMKGKGEVMTYWLEEATEKAIQKKPVDVRDLPPPLFCRPRRSPKLTYDSRQPSMTAIANYIVGSRRQSSALKDLESNYSLQGSMFGPSIRDSPRINQRRLEQIPLRANADSQSTLEPRNAIDKTESSDSLVKKVIFNNSSKKFRNKLRSIASTDDYRKICNSGSFLRESRSLDPFPSDVRKRLESIRMEKKPRIAHGGSHSLEAGVSTISSESIQPDPSTKMVISTVHEDSSSTDVYKYLNNNCNGSIGNNEESQHCPLLMRQTSLVTPGQEDSLSTHKRWYSLENVGAPDDDSCSKKSLTRSSIKSWLVGFIHGNGFKTSDSSLRKVGVLPVGVAGVTGFGELQSTPEKESMV
- the LOC129764731 gene encoding receptor-type guanylate cyclase Gyc76C-like isoform X1, encoding MTRWPVLLLLLLSVVFASAPNADGTFQPPAAAGSSTLAQSLPPASSASALPSSSLQHQLQQAQVLHSNAPGAAFVPKLTTSSHHQKFRNNRTQLVLGYLTALKGNMKDKQGLTISGALTIALEEINDDPDLLPNVTLALRWYDTRGETVIATRAITEMICDGVAAIFGPEGTCKTEAIVSQSRDIPMISYKCSELHRKIPIPTFARTEPPDTQVTKSIISLLMYYGWKKFSIIHEEMWKNVAVSLGNQALLNNLTVNHVEEVIDNHKCCENSLDCCRSGYWYTIIQNTMNRTRIYVFLGNPNALVDMMTQMDAMQLFAKGEYLVIFVDMMTYSLKESKKYLWRADRVSHYKNCNEMDQFLLRGRSLLVVVASEPQPEFEQFTTKVREYNQKEPFSFKMPTLFLPYAKYVSIYAAYLYDSVKLYAWALDKLLKAEQTIRPLTSDVIQEVASNGTRIIETIIQNRTYKSIAGAMIRIDEFGDSEGNFSVLALKNDPYTEGNFSCDYQMKPVAHFQMRQLQHRNDSDQKRNDEIPEFKLSKAGITIDWAGLERPMDEPSCGFMNEHCTKDESHITSMVIAGVLALVLFCAGVITMSIYRKWKIELEIEGLLWKIDPIEIRHYFNTEIVSSPSKLSLASAQSFGSRCSNQVFTQTTRFRGVVVRIKELKFSRRKDISREIMKEMRLLRELRHDNINSFIGACVEPMRILLVTDYCAKGSLYDIVENEDIKLDDLFIASLVHDLIKAMIYIHSSALNYHGNLKSSNCVVTSRWMLQVTDFGLHDLRHCAENESIGEHQHFRSKGNLGSVYSCTNSCSVVIPLDLFWKSPELLREPHIYGTQKGDVYAFAIILFEIIGRRGPFGTDLEPIKIVELVKSHPEAGREPFRPDIDSVIENENVPDYVINCIKDCWDEIPEQRPDFPSISSRLKRMRGGKSKNIMDQMMEMMEKYANNLEEIVQDRTRLLCEEKRKTEDLLHRMLPQPVAEKLTMGLGVEPVSYDAVTIYFSDIVGFTAMSAESTPLQVVNFLNDLYTVFDRIIKGYDVYKVETIGDAYMVVSGLPIPNDNRHVGEIASMSLELLQAVRTHRISHRPNETLKLRIGIHTGPVVAGVVGLTMPRYCLFGDTVNTASRMESNGEALKIHISPQCKAALDELGGYVTVERGLIAMKGKGEVMTYWLEEATEKAIQKKPVDVRDLPPPLFCRPRRSPKLTYDSRQPSMTAIANYIVGSRRQSSALKDLESNYSLQGSMFGPSIRDSPRINQRRLEQIPLRANADSQSTLEPRNAIDKTESSDSLVKKVIFNNSSKKFRNKLRSIASTDDYRKICNSGSFLRESRSLDPFPSDVRKRLESIRMEKKPRIAHGGSHSLEAGVSTISSESIQPDPSTKMVISTVHEDSSSTDVYKYLNNNCNGSIGNNEESQHCPLLMRQTSLVTPGQEDSLSTHKRWYSLENVGAPDDDSCSKKSLTRSSIKSWLVGFIHGNGFKTSDSSLRKVGVLPVGVAGVTGFGELQSTPEKESMV
- the LOC129764731 gene encoding receptor-type guanylate cyclase Gyc76C-like isoform X3, translating into MNRTRIYVFLGNPNALVDMMTQMDAMQLFAKGEYLVIFVDMMTYSLKESKKYLWRADRVSHYKNCNEMDQFLLRGRSLLVVVASEPQPEFEQFTTKVREYNQKEPFSFKMPTLFLPYAKYVSIYAAYLYDSVKLYAWALDKLLKAEQTIRPLTSDVIQEVASNGTRIIETIIQNRTYKSIAGAMIRIDEFGDSEGNFSVLALKNDPYTEGNFSCDYQMKPVAHFQMRQLQHRNDSDQKRNDEIPEFKLSKAGITIDWAGLERPMDEPSCGFMNEHCTKDESHITSMVIAGVLALVLFCAGVITMSIYRKWKIELEIEGLLWKIDPIEIRHYFNTEIVSSPSKLSLASAQSFGSRCSNQVFTQTTRFRGVVVRIKELKFSRRKDISREIMKEMRLLRELRHDNINSFIGACVEPMRILLVTDYCAKGSLYDIVENEDIKLDDLFIASLVHDLIKAMIYIHSSALNYHGNLKSSNCVVTSRWMLQVTDFGLHDLRHCAENESIGEHQHFRSKGNLGSVYSCTNSCSVVIPLDLFWKSPELLREPHIYGTQKGDVYAFAIILFEIIGRRGPFGTDLEPIKIVELVKSHPEAGREPFRPDIDSVIENENVPDYVINCIKDCWDEIPEQRPDFPSISSRLKRMRGGKSKNIMDQMMEMMEKYANNLEEIVQDRTRLLCEEKRKTEDLLHRMLPQPVAEKLTMGLGVEPVSYDAVTIYFSDIVGFTAMSAESTPLQVVNFLNDLYTVFDRIIKGYDVYKVETIGDAYMVVSGLPIPNDNRHVGEIASMSLELLQAVRTHRISHRPNETLKLRIGIHTGPVVAGVVGLTMPRYCLFGDTVNTASRMESNGEALKIHISPQCKAALDELGGYVTVERGLIAMKGKGEVMTYWLEEATEKAIQKKPVDVRDLPPPLFCRPRRSPKLTYDSRQPSMTAIANYIVGSRRQSSALKDLESNYSLQGSMFGPSIRDSPRINQRRLEQIPLRANADSQSTLEPRNAIDKTESSDSLVKKVIFNNSSKKFRNKLRSIASTDDYRKICNSGSFLRESRSLDPFPSDVRKRLESIRMEKKPRIAHGGSHSLEAGVSTISSESIQPDPSTKMVISTVHEDSSSTDVYKYLNNNCNGSIGNNEESQHCPLLMRQTSLVTPGQEDSLSTHKRWYSLENVGAPDDDSCSKKSLTRSSIKSWLVGFIHGNGFKTSDSSLRKVGVLPVGVAGVTGFGELQSTPEKESMV